In Gossypium hirsutum isolate 1008001.06 unplaced genomic scaffold, Gossypium_hirsutum_v2.1 scaffold_509, whole genome shotgun sequence, one genomic interval encodes:
- the LOC121226845 gene encoding receptor-like protein 9DC3 has product MLSLQSNKLTGRIPTPPPLLQWYAVSTNNLIGEIPSSVCNLTSLKVMALDENNLEGTIPKCIGNMSSSLTAVDLGNNNFHGQIPENFAKGCMLRSLGINNNELEGSLPRSLGNCKGLNLLNVGNNNLNDTFPSWLGNLDQLQVLILRSNRFYGQIESFDITVSLTKLRIIDLSHNNFSGYLPTPFLSICMPLEMSMERMLNQIT; this is encoded by the exons ATGCTTTCTCTTCAGAGTAACAAATTGACAG GTCGAATTCCAACACCACCACCTTTATTGCAATGGTATGCAGTTTCAACTAATAACTTAATTGGAGAAATCCCTTCTTCAGTATGCAATTTGACTTCCCTTAAGGTTATGGCTTTAGATGAGAATAATTTGGAGGGAACAATTCCAAAGTGCATCGGAAACATGAGTTCTTCTCTCACAGCAGTTGATCTAGGGAATAATAATTTTCATGGTCAAATACCAGAAAATTTTGCTAAAGGTTGCATGTTGAGAAGTTTAGGCATCAACAACAATGAATTAGAAGGGTCACTACCAAGATCCTTGGGTAATTGCAAAGGTTTAAATCTTCTCAATGTTGGAAACAACAATTTGAATGACACTTTCCCAAGTTGGTTAGGAAATTTGGATCAGCTGCAAGTTCTTATCTTGAGGTCGAATAGATTTTACGGCCAAATAGAGAGCTTTGATATTacagtttctttaactaaattGCGAATCATTGATCTTTCTCACAATAATTTTAGTGGCTACTTACCTACTCCTTTTTTGAGCATATGCATGCCATTAGAGATGAGTATGGAAAGAATGTTGAACCAAATTACATGA